A genome region from Ammoniphilus oxalaticus includes the following:
- the acpP gene encoding acyl carrier protein, which translates to MSDILSKVKDLFADFLAIEGDSIKPESTIKDDLGVDSVDIVSIVSELENAFDLKISDAEAANLKTVGQVVELISARVA; encoded by the coding sequence ATGTCTGATATTTTGTCTAAAGTGAAGGATCTATTTGCCGATTTTTTAGCCATCGAAGGGGATAGCATTAAACCAGAATCAACGATTAAAGACGATTTAGGAGTCGATTCTGTAGATATCGTAAGCATTGTATCTGAACTTGAAAACGCGTTTGATCTAAAAATCTCAGATGCAGAAGCTGCTAACCTTAAAACTGTAGGCCAAGTAGTTGAATTAATTAGCGCTCGCGTGGCTTAA
- the yhfH gene encoding protein YhfH — MLKLSEFFRALPDRCCSRCGNTLIEQADCYVTECPECDTQRFYRIYEL; from the coding sequence ATGTTAAAATTGAGCGAGTTCTTTAGAGCTTTGCCTGACCGTTGTTGTTCAAGATGTGGAAACACGTTGATTGAACAGGCGGACTGTTACGTAACAGAGTGCCCTGAGTGCGATACCCAACGCTTTTATCGTATATACGAGTTATAA
- a CDS encoding Gmad2 immunoglobulin-like domain-containing protein: MKIFFKPLMIGLLVIALGVGCSPTQDEDQLPEEPNEQIDPQTDGAQEDGQVEADDETRSEETVDESEPTPKITAENEAFRIYKPDSDTVIENRLIIKGEARVFEGTVQYYLEDGHNILAEGFTQASAGGPEWGEFEVDVEIEQATSPNGMLILFEESAKDSSQLHKLVIPVKFMMP, encoded by the coding sequence ATGAAAATCTTTTTTAAACCACTTATGATTGGCCTACTCGTTATTGCGCTCGGAGTCGGTTGCAGTCCAACACAGGATGAGGATCAACTGCCAGAAGAACCTAACGAACAAATAGACCCGCAAACAGATGGAGCGCAAGAAGACGGCCAAGTGGAAGCTGACGATGAAACGAGGTCAGAAGAAACAGTAGATGAATCTGAGCCCACGCCTAAAATTACTGCTGAAAACGAAGCATTTCGAATTTACAAACCAGATTCCGATACAGTGATTGAAAATAGACTCATTATTAAAGGAGAGGCGCGTGTTTTTGAAGGAACTGTTCAATACTATTTAGAGGACGGTCATAACATTTTAGCGGAGGGTTTCACCCAGGCGTCAGCGGGAGGTCCAGAGTGGGGTGAATTTGAAGTTGATGTCGAGATTGAACAAGCAACAAGTCCGAATGGAATGTTGATCTTGTTTGAAGAAAGCGCCAAAGATAGTTCCCAGCTTCATAAGTTAGTTATCCCTGTTAAATTCATGATGCCATAA